The region CTGATCGCCCTGGCCATCGCGGTGAGCAAAGAATGCGACGGCTGCATCGCCGCGCATGCCCACGCCGCCGTCCAACGCGGTGCGACACCGGCGGAGGCCGCCGAGGTGATCGGCGTCGCTTTCCTGATGAACGGCGGTCCCGGCACCGTCTACGGCGCACGGGCCTACGCCGCCGTCATCGAGTTCCACACCGCGCGCGCTCAATGAAGTCGGGGCTGATCATGGTTCCGACGACCCGGCAGTTCGGCGCCCTGATGAGCTGACTTCCGGGCGACTGATGCCAGCGCACTTGCCGAGATCGGCGAGCGGCCCGATCCCCGGGAACGCTTGCCATTCCTATGCGGATTCCGTCCACTCCAACGGCCCTGCCTGACGCTTGCGAAGAGCGCGCGACAAAGTGGCTAACGCCTCTACCTCCCGGGTTCGAGGCGTACCAGCCTGCACTGCGCGTGCTGGTGCTGTTGGAAGGTGACCGCGATGATGTGGGGTTATGGGCCGGGGATGGCGTGGATGGTATTCATGCCGCTGGTGTGGCTCGTGCTGGTCGGATTGATCGTCTGGGCTGTCGTCTGGCTGGTCCGGGGCGGCCTCCGCGGTGCGGGCAACCATGATCGGCGAGACACGCCGGAGGAAACCCTGGATCGGCGATTCGCCGCCGGCGAGATCGACGAGGAGACCTACCGCCAAGCGCGGGAAGCGCTGACCCAACGTCACCGGGCTCCGCCGCGATGACCGCGGTGCACGGCCGTTTGCTACCGCTGACCGTTCTCGTCCTCGCCGTCACGGCCCTGATCGCCTCGGTAATCTGGATCGTTGGCGGGGCGAACGTGTGGTGGGCAGGAAGTACCACCGAGCCCGCGCCGCCCGGCTACGGAATGCCCATGATGCCGGGAAACGGTGGCCTGCCGGGCCAGGGTGTGCCCGGGGTCGTGGCGGTGCGCACCTTCGCCGATGCACGCCGCGCCGCGGACGAGTTCGGACAGCAGCGCGACCTGCACGCCGGCGAGATCATGCAGTTCAGCAACGGTTACTACGCTGAACTCCTCGACTCCCGAGGCCGTGGTGCCACCGAGGTCCTCATCGACCCCGCCAGCGTCTCGGTGTTCTTGGAGCCGGGGCCGGCGATGATGTGGAATACCGCCCACGGGACGATGCCCGCGCCTGCTCAGACAGGTCCGTCCACCGTGACCACCGAGCAAGCCCAGCAGATCGCCGACCAATGGCTGTCGCAGAACCACACCCGCCTGCACGCGACCGACCCCACCGCATTCCCCGGCTACTACACTCTGCACACCGTCCGCGACAATCAGATCGTCGGGATGATGTCGGTCAACGCCCGGACCGGCGCCGTCTGGTACCACACCTGGCACGGACAGTTCATCGCCATGCAGGAAGCCCCCGCCCAGCAGCCCTAGCGGACGCGGGCGATGCCGGATTCAGGGGAGCCCGCCGGTGCGGTGCCCCAGCGGGTTGATCAGTCCCGTCGTCCCCCCGAAGAATTCCATTGCCTGGTGCCGACGGCCGCAGGCGAGGACCCAGGCGTGCACGACCGAGCTGAGGGTGGATCCGTGGCTGGTGCGCTGGAGGTAGTACTCGATGTTGTCGGGAATGCTAGGAACGGGGTAGTCGAGCCGGGTGAGGATTTCGGCGAGTTCTTCGGCCGACAGGAGGTAGAACAGCATCAGCACATCGGCTTGCTTGGATGCCTGGTAGCGGTTCGGGTCGTCGCTCGGCGCCGAGGATGCGGTCGAGGCGTGTCGCGCGTCAGACTTTGTGGCTCAGAGTTATGTAGGCTCCTGGATGTCGCCGTAGCGTCGGCGGTAGGCGTTCCAGTCGAGTTCGGCGAGGCGGTCGTAGCCTTCGAACTCGCTGATGATGCCGTTTCCGTGGAACGGCACGAACATGCGTTGCGCGATGCGCTTCCAGCGGTCGATCTCGCCATGCCGGATTTCCAGTTGGTCGGTGAGTTCGTGCCTGCGGTCGTCGGTGAGCTCGTGCAGGACGTGCACGGCGGTGCGGCACAGCCAGGCGGGCATGATGTTGGTGTAGGCGTTGTTGTCGATTCCCGGTCGATCCCGGGGTATGCGGTGTAGTACTCGTCCGGGCTGACGCGACCAAGGCGCGCGGTGTTCGCCGAGCGCCTGGCAGAAAATGTACCCGGACAGCGAGGCGTTGTGCGTGGTGAACGGGATTGGCCAGTGCTGCCTGGTCGATCACGCCGCGAACGCACGGCTGATCGTCGTGGGCAGCCGGTGACAGGGCGGCATGACCGGGATGCTATTGCACATGGCGCCGGTGTCCGGTGCTCGTCGCTCGCGCACCCGTGACTCACGGCTCGGCGCTACTGGCCTGGCGCGGGATTCCTTGCTTGGTATCGCGAGTTCTCCGCCTCTCGCAGCACGACATCCTTGGCGCACCACTATGTGGCTTACCGGGCGTTCGTCCGAGCGAAGGTCGCGTGCCTGCCACGCGCGGGGTGTGTCGGAGGCGGCTGCGGACGCCGAGCGGCTGGCCGCCACGGCTTTGCGGCATCTGCACGCCGGGCAGATCAGGCTGATCCTGGTGGGAGGACTGCCGGGCACCGGTAAAAAAGCTGTGGCCGGAGCGCTGGCCGACCGCATGGGAGCGGTCCTGCTTCGCACCGACCAGATCCCCCGCGAACTTCCCGGTGCCGCCCAACGGCAACTTGCCGCGCACGCAGGATACGGTCGCGGCCTGCATGAGAGCGGCGACGTCCACGACACCTGCCGTGAAATGCTGGCCCGCGCCCGAACCTGCTCGC is a window of Saccharopolyspora phatthalungensis DNA encoding:
- a CDS encoding SHOCT domain-containing protein; this translates as MMWGYGPGMAWMVFMPLVWLVLVGLIVWAVVWLVRGGLRGAGNHDRRDTPEETLDRRFAAGEIDEETYRQAREALTQRHRAPPR
- a CDS encoding carboxymuconolactone decarboxylase family protein, which produces MASYGSAVRDELRVPTRELRQAIPGVYDGYKQLHDAALAPGVVDAKTKELIALAIAVSKECDGCIAAHAHAAVQRGATPAEAAEVIGVAFLMNGGPGTVYGARAYAAVIEFHTARAQ